From a single Apostichopus japonicus isolate 1M-3 chromosome 12, ASM3797524v1, whole genome shotgun sequence genomic region:
- the LOC139976989 gene encoding uncharacterized protein produces MIRASISGSLLICVTLIQMGLAKDKVRHAIIDTDQSLTCHGNNPEEWSWTLDNETTEINYDRNKYTKRNDKDRSVLTIKRVGFEDAVDYKCTMFPKFSVANATKFTLYVLGNLTLSTDQNVTYEGSNITADCCLQFNARSNDMRLRWLINEGSIDNAQTLPQETLTKFDNHKEMCSRLMLKANRTHHGQSLWCRVEEYSSLNCSVTLQVQIYENSGNKDLIMIVIGGCIITIVILFAALAWKISKSDRTESHYQLSMVATRDFIRNVSNTLRRTSRIDERRSGDNGTLPAACHAASRPTVEGKSTADNPGEDNYQNIEPLPPREERTNNGPILTKSHTFETTGNASDRKCKHSYINVSEKPKESTSEDQVSSSESDDDDIGYALVGARLRALGNASYNSFASKITNRPMYATVNKEGAKRKK; encoded by the exons ATGATCAGGGCCAGCATCAGTGGAAGCCTTCTTATATGTGTTACACTAATCCAAATGG GTCTTGCAAAGGACAAAGTTCGACACGCCATCATTGATACAGATCAGTCGCTAACGTGCCATGGCAATAACCCCGAAGAATGGTCATGGACGTTGGATAATGAAACAACTGAGATAAATTATGATAGGAACAAATATACGAAACGGAACGACAAAGACCGATCTGTTTTAACAATCAAGAGGGTTGGATTTGAAGACGCGGTAGATTATAAATGTACTATGTTCCCTAAGTTCAGTGTAGCGAATGCCACCAAGTTCACTTTATACGTCTTAG GAAATCTGACCCTTTCAACTGATCAAAATGTTACTTACGAAGGAAGCAACATCACAGCCGATTGCTGTTTACAGTTTAATGCACGTAGTAACGATATGCGACTACGGTGGCTAATCAACGAAGGAAGTATAGACAATGCACAGACCTTACCACAAGAAACCCTTACGAAGTTCGACAATCACAAAGAAATGTGCAGTCGTTTGATGCTAAAGGCGAACCGAACACATCATGGGCAGTCTCTGTGGTGTCGAGTAGAGGAGTATTCATCTCTCAACTGTAGTGTTACATTACAAGTACAGATCTATGAGA ATTCAGGAAACAAGGACTTGATCATGATAGTAATCGGTGGGTGCATCATTACAATAGTTATCCTATTTGCGGCTCTTGCTTGGAAGATTTCAAAGTCAG ATAGGACTGAAAGTCACTACCAATTATCAATGGTAGCTACAAG GGATTTCATTAGAAATGTGTCGAACACTTTACGGAGAACGTCAAGGATTGACGAACGTAGAAGTGGAGATAACGGTACCCTACCGGCAGCCTGTCATGCAGCTAGTAGGCCCACAGTGGAAGGAAAGTCTACAGCTG ATAATCCTGGTGAGGATAACTATCAAAATATAGAACCTCTTCCTCCAAG AGAAGAAAGGACCAATAATGGACCAATACTTACCAAAAGCCATACATTCGAAACAACAG GTAATGCATCGGACAGAAAGTGCAAACATTCATACATAAA TGTCTCTGAAAAACCCAAAGAGTCCACGTCGGAAGATCAGGTCTCGTCCTCTGAAAGCGACGATGATGATATAGGCTACGCCCTTGTGGGGGCAAG ATTGCGTGCTCTAGGTAATGCAAGCTACAATTCTTTCGCCTCGAAAATTACAAACAGACCTATGTATGCAACTGTGAACAAGGAAGG TGCCAAGAGGAAGAAGTAA